TAATTGAAACCATGGCGGTCACCCTCCCCCGTCAGGTGGTCGAGCAGCTGGAGCTTGGTCACTTCCGCGCGAACATCTGCCCGGGCCAAAACGTTCGCAGGCGTGCGCTCGGCCGGTTCGCCCGGGGCCAGCTCCATGAGCAGGCCCACGGAGGGATCAAACGGTTTTTTCTCGACGTCGATCAGTGCCACGCGGGTATCCGGGATCACATGAAACCCGAGCTTCCTGGCGTAATCGACGGTGGCGAGATTGCGCATCACGGTCTGAGGGTCAGATCTCGGAATGCCGGTCGCCCAACCGGCATAAGACCAATCCTCCCTCGGAATCGGCTTGAAGAGGGCATTCAGCACCGCGCCGTCGGTTTCCTTGAGCTTGACTTCATAGACGTGGGTGGATTTTCCAGCGCCGAACGGTTTAGGCACTTGCAGAAGGTCTGCATCAGTAAAGGCAGGCTTGGTGTCGTCTGTCATTGCCAAATTCCACCGCCGGTAGAGACCTTCCAAGGACAGGTCACCCAATATTTCCAGCAAAAGCGCTCGATCCCTTTTGAGGATGCCTTGGCCGAAGATGCCTTCGCCGAGCGCCTCGGTCAATTGGTCGACCGCAGCCCTGGGTGCGATCTGGCCAGTGGATGCCAGCGCCCGCAGATCAGCGCGCACCAACGTTTCGAAAGCCGACCTGCGCTGGTCCTTCATGGTTTTTGGCATTCCGGTCTGGACCGAATGCCATATCTGGGCCGCCGTCTTCGGGTGCTTTCTGACTGCGCGCTCCTTGAGCCGTTTCATGGCCTGTCCCCCGTCGGGCAGCGCCGAATGCACCAGTTGCTCCAGTGCGGCACGCCGTTGCTGACGGTCTTGCTCGGCCTTTTCGGCTTGCTCGATTTTTTCCTGCCGAAGCTCCTGCTTCAACAGTTCGCCCAGTCTCGGACGGCCAACCTTCCGCGATGGCGGAGCCGCATCCGGCCCTTGCGATGGATTGGCGCCAGAAGACAACTCTTGAATCTCACTTTGCAGTCGAATGCTGGGCTGCCTGTTCAGGGAGGGCAACGGGCTGCGAAGGGGTGAGAGTTGCTCCAACGATCCTTGAGGCCGTTTGGGCGCATGCCGGAGTCCAGCAGGACTTTCCGAAGCGAGGGGCGAAGGCGTCTCAGGAGGCTTCGGTACCTCGGCGGAGGTGCGAGGCTTATTGTGTATAAGGCCTCGGGCAAGCCGGGAAGCGATATCCGACAACATGGCTTTCTTTCTGCCGCCAGAATGGTTCGGCACGCGCGACTATGCCGGACAACAACGCTGGCCTGCACGCCACTGCGAAGCCCACGGCCGAAAGGCGAAAAAACGAAGAGCGATTGGCAATGAGACACTGGCAATTCGATCGCCATGCATTGGCGATCAATGCCTCACCAGGTGGTGATCGACAGCGCATGGTCACGCTCGCGCCCCACGTAGCTGTTTTGGCTGGTCAGGAGTTGCTGCACGCCCGCATCGCCCCACTCGGAGGGATCGATCACGCGGTTGGTGGAACGCAGTTGCGCAATATGCTGCTTGACGCCTTCGTGCCGCTGGACCGCCGCGTCGATCTCGGCCGCACTCAACTTGTCTCCCAGCATCGAACGGATATCGGTTTCAGTGAGCGCGCCAATCGATCGCTCCATTTCGGTATCCACCACCGGAGGCAGCCCCGTCCCGCGGAACCCTTTACGCGAGGGATCATTCCGGATTCTTTCGATTCTGGCCGGGTCCGTCATCTTGTGTCCGAAGCATTGATCGTTATCGATCCCCATCACCTTGGCACGCCCGTCCGGTTCGATGTTGATGAAATAGTTGCCGGCATGGCGATCGCCTTGCCCTGTGAGGTGATCCAGTAACTGCAGCTTGGTCACTTCCGCGCATACGTTCGCTTGCCTGAAAAGTTTTGGATCAGTGTCGGCGGCCGACTTGCCGCGGGCCCGCTCCATCACCATACCCAGTTGACGGCCTTGTCCGGTATCGATCAACGCGACGCGTGTATCGGCCACCACGCGCATGCCGAGCTTTCTCACATAGGCCACCGTGGCCATGTTGCGCATTGCGATCTGTGGATCGTCAGGCGGAATACCGGTTTCCATGGCCACCCATCCACTCTCCTCCGTGCGGAGCGGCTTGAAAATGGCGTCGATCGGAACGCCATCCGGGCCCGTCAGCTTGACCGAAAACACCGTGTTGAACTTTCCCGATCCCAGCTTCTCGGGCTTTTCAAGAACCTGGTCGTCGGTAAAGGTCAGCCGCGTATAGGGAGTGATTTTCAGGTTCAGTTCATCGTATCGGCAGTTGACGGCCCATCCCTCAAGCACTTCCAACAGCATCTGCCGGTCTCTCTCCAGGATGGAAGGGCCAGCGGTGCCATTTTTCAACGCGTTGATCATCTCGTCGATCGCGCGTGAGTTTTCGATATCGCCAGCCTCGCCAAGCGCCACGACGTCTGCCCAGATCAGATCCTCGAACGCCTCTTTGCGTTTCCCCTCCATGGGTTTGGGCTTTCCATTCAAGATGGCGTGCCATCGCTGGTCCATCGTGGACGGATGCATCCTGGCCGCGCGGTCCTTCAACCGCTTCAGTGCGCCACCTGCATTGAACAGTGCCAATCGCGCCTGCTCGGCCTCCTCCCGGCGCTCCTGAGCCAGCAATTGCCCCAGTGTCGTTCGGGGCACACGCGCGGATCGCTGGGCGCTTGCCGCGCGCTGCAGGGGATCAGACGCGCCATGAATTCCGGCGTGTGGCGGGACGAAGGGCGTATGGCGTACCACCGCAGGCAGAGGCAACGCCGATGCTGCGACAGACGCCTTGGTGCTTGCCTGCGCCTTGCCTAACAGCGACTGTGGCAACGGGCTGCGCACGGGAGAGCCATGCTCTTGGGTGCCCGGTGGGCGCCTGGCAGCGCTGCGCAGTCCGGCTGGTGCATTAATCACTGACGGAGAGGGCGATGCTGACCGGGATGGCTCCACGTCGGTGTGAATGCGCTGCGATCCCAGGCCGGGGTTTCGATCTATCCGAAATGAGTTCTCCGGCAACATGGCTCTCTTTCTGCCGCCAAGACCTGCCGGCTTCTCAGAGCATCCGATATCTGCGCGCGCGCCAACCCATCATGGCGAAGCACTGGGCAAACCAGCGAAAAATGCCGGCCGCCTTTCTAGACTTTGAAGGAATAGCACGCCCGGACCACTCGCCCCCTCACAGCACCGGAAATCCATCCACCGCCGCGCCTGATGGCGCGGTCAGCCCATGCGAGGATGGCCGCACCAACGCACCACCAACGCGCCATCAAACTCAGGCCAGCGCGCGCTGGATGATGATCTTCTGCACGTCGCTCGTGCCTTCGTAGATCTGGCACACGCGCACGTCGCGGTAGATGCGCTCCACGGGGAAGTCGTTCACCACGCCGTAGCCGCCCAGCGTCTGGATTGCCGCGCTGCACACGCGCTCGGCCATCTCGCTGGCGAAGAGCTTGGCCATGGCGGCCTCTTTCAAGCACGGCCGGCCGGCATCGCGCAGCGCCGCCGCGTGCCAGATGAGCTGGCGCGCCGCCTCGATCTGCGTGGCGCAGTCAGCCAGCCGAAAGCCCACCGCCTGGTGGTTGAAGATGGGTGTGCCAAAGCTCTCGCGCTCCTTCGAATACGCCAGCGCGGCCTCGAAGGCACTGCGTGCCATGCCCACGCTCTGCGCGGCGATGCCGATGCGCCCGCCCTCCAGCGCGCCGAGCGCGATCTTGTAGCCCTCGCCCTCCGCACCGATCAGGTTCTCGGCCGGCACGCGGCACTGGTCGAACTGGATCTGTGCCGTGTCGCTGCTGTGCTGGCCGAGCTTGTCCTCCAGCCGCGCGACGGTGTAGCCCGGCGAGTCGGTGGGCACCAGGAAGGCGCTCATGCCCTTCTTGCCCGCGCCCTTGTCGGTGACCGCGATGACGATGGCCACGTGGCCGTTCTTGCCGCTGGTGATGAACTGCTTGACGCCGTTGATCACGTAGCCGTCGCCGTCCTTCACCGCCGTCGTGCGCAGAGCCGATGCGTCCGAGCCCACGTGCGGCTCGGTCAGGCAGAACGCGCCCAGCATCCGGCCCTGCGCCAGCGGCGCGAGCCAGGCCTTCTTCTGCGCGGCGTTGCCGTAGCGCATGAGGATGGCGTTCACCGGGCAGTTGGTCACGCTGATGGCCGTGCTGGTGCCGCCGTCGCCAGCCGCGATCTCCTCCAGCACCAGCGCGAGCGTCAGGTAGTCAAGCCCCGCGCCGCCGTCTTCCTCGGGCACGCAGATGCCGTAGGCGCCCAGCGCGGCCAGGCCCTGGTGGGCCTCGCGGGGGAAGTGGTGTTCGCGGTCCCAGCGGGCGGCGTGCGGCCACAGCTCGCGCTGGGCGAAGTCGCGCACCGCGTCGCGGATCATTTCCTGGTCTTGGTTCAACAGCATGCTTTTTGTCTCCGTCGTCGAAAGGAATGGCTCTGAAGAGGGCCTGAAAATTCATTTGCCGCACCCGGCGCATCCGCCTCGCGGTGCCGGCCAGCGCCGGCTACACCGGCGTGCCGTGCATGCGCAGGCCGCGGCGGCGCGACCAATGCGCCACCACGCGCCGCCCATAGCGCACTCCGGGCTTTTCGATGCAGAACCACGAGAACGCCGCCATGGCCAGCGTCAGCGCGAGCGACACCGCGATGCACACCGCCAGGCTCCAGCCGCGCCTGAGGCTGATTTCCGTCACGGCCTGCTGGATCGGAAAGGCGTAGATGTAGACGCCATAGGACAGGTCCTCGCGCAGCCAGCCGCCCGAGCGGCCGCCGCCCACGTGCGCGGCCCAGAAAATGCCGGCCGCCACCAGGGCCCACACGCCGATCTGCACGCTCCACGCCTGCGGCGTGAACCACGCCAGGGCGCCGCCCAGCACGGCCACCACCAGCAGCCACGGGCCGCTGCACACGCGGTAGGCCGCGAAGGTGCAGCCCAGCAGGAACGCCACGCCGAACCCGGACACCTCGGCCCAGTGGAACAGGTGGAAGAGCGCCGTGAGCCACCGCGGCCCGGCATCGACCCAGGCATCCCAGCCGGCCACCCGCGCCCACTGCCAGGACACCGCCATGAGCAGCGCAGCCACGGGATACACCCAGCGCCGCCGCGTCCATCCCGCCACGCCCGCCATCGACAGCAGCAGGTACATCAGCAGCTCGTAGCGGATCGTCCACAGCGAGCCGTTCACCGACCGGGCGAACGGGTTGTTCTCGAACACGCCCGGCAGCACCTGCATGACGGCCAGCCCCACGGCGTTGTTGAGGAAATGGACCCACGTGCGGGCATCGGACCAGTACTGCGCCGTGGGCAGCTGCGTCATGGCCCAGCCCAGCACGAACACAGCGAACGCGGTCGCCACCACCAGCCCGGGAAAGATCCGCGCCACGCGCTTGGCCCAGAACACGCCGATGTCCGGTTCGCGCTCCCAGCTCTGGCACACGAGGTAGCCGCTGATGAAGAAAAAGCAGTACACCGCCAGCGAGCCCAGGCTGTGTCCGGCGAAGGGCACGGGCATGCTCAGGCGGTAGAGGAACTCGCCATGCGACAGCAGCACGGCGATCGCCGCTGCCAGGCGCAGCAGGTTGAAATGGTTCGCGCCATGCGCGGTCGGTGCGATCACCGCCGCCCCGCGCGGGGCGTCCAGCACTGCGGTGCTCACCAGTGCGCGGCCCGGCGGCCGTCGTGGTGCAGCAGCCGGCCCCGGTCGGCCGGGGTGACGCCCGCCAGCACCGCGCGCATGCCGCGCACGCTCGCCTCGGGCGTGAGCGCCGCGCCCTCGCCCCCCATGTCGGTCTGCACCCAGCCCGGGTCGAGCGTGATGAGCGTGGCCTCCGGATAGTCGTGCTGCGCCGCGGCCACCGCCATGTTGAGCGCGGCCTTGCTCGTGCGGTACAGCCACGAATCGCTGCCCGGCACGCTGCCGATCAGCGACATGGCGGAAGACAGGAACGCCAGGGTGCCGCCCGCCATCGCCACATGGGGCGCAACCTGCGGCAGCGCCTGCATGGCGCCGAGCACGTTGGTGCGCATGACCGCATCGAAATCCTCGCGCGTGGGCGGGGTGAGCGCAGAGGGGCGGCGGATCACGCCCGCCACGTACAGCGCCACGTCGAGCTTTTCGCCGTCCAGAAGCCAGGCCAGGCCGCTGACGCTGGCCGGGTCGGCCACATCCACGCGCATCGGCTCGGCCCCCATGGACTGCACGCGCTCACGGCCGGCGTCGTCGCGCACGGTGGCGATCACGCGCCAGCCGGCCTCACGGTACTGCCGCACGAATTCGAGCCCGATGCCGCGCGATGCACCGATGACGAGAACGGTCTGGGTCACTGCCTGAGTCCTTTGTATCCAATCGGCTTCCACAGCAATCAACTCTAGGGCGTATTGCTATGCATTTAATAGCAACGCGCCACGGACCTCGATCAGACCAGCTCCAGCGCGACGGCCGTGCCTTCGCCCCCGCCGATGCACAGCGTGGCCAGACCGCGCTTCTTGCCGCGCGCCTTCAGCGCGTGGATCAGCGTGACCATGATGCGGGCGCCGCTGGCACCGATGGGGTGGCCCAGGGCGCAGGCGCCGCCGTTCACGTTGACGATGTCGTGCGACACGTTCAGCTCCTTCATGAGCGCCATGGGCACGACTGCAAAGGCCTCGTTCACTTCCCACAGGTCCACGTCCAGCACGCTCCAGCTGGCCTTGTTCAAGGCTTTTTGGGTGGCGCCGACCGGGGCGGTGGTGAACCATTCCGGGGCCTGCGCGTGCATGGCATGGGCCACGATGCGGGCGATGGGCTGGCGGCCGAGCTTGAGGGCGGTGGACTCGCGCATCATTACCAGCGCGGCCGCGCCGTCGTTGATGCTGG
This region of Acidovorax sp. GBBC 1281 genomic DNA includes:
- a CDS encoding acyl-CoA dehydrogenase family protein, which codes for MLLNQDQEMIRDAVRDFAQRELWPHAARWDREHHFPREAHQGLAALGAYGICVPEEDGGAGLDYLTLALVLEEIAAGDGGTSTAISVTNCPVNAILMRYGNAAQKKAWLAPLAQGRMLGAFCLTEPHVGSDASALRTTAVKDGDGYVINGVKQFITSGKNGHVAIVIAVTDKGAGKKGMSAFLVPTDSPGYTVARLEDKLGQHSSDTAQIQFDQCRVPAENLIGAEGEGYKIALGALEGGRIGIAAQSVGMARSAFEAALAYSKERESFGTPIFNHQAVGFRLADCATQIEAARQLIWHAAALRDAGRPCLKEAAMAKLFASEMAERVCSAAIQTLGGYGVVNDFPVERIYRDVRVCQIYEGTSDVQKIIIQRALA
- a CDS encoding acyltransferase family protein; translation: MSTAVLDAPRGAAVIAPTAHGANHFNLLRLAAAIAVLLSHGEFLYRLSMPVPFAGHSLGSLAVYCFFFISGYLVCQSWEREPDIGVFWAKRVARIFPGLVVATAFAVFVLGWAMTQLPTAQYWSDARTWVHFLNNAVGLAVMQVLPGVFENNPFARSVNGSLWTIRYELLMYLLLSMAGVAGWTRRRWVYPVAALLMAVSWQWARVAGWDAWVDAGPRWLTALFHLFHWAEVSGFGVAFLLGCTFAAYRVCSGPWLLVVAVLGGALAWFTPQAWSVQIGVWALVAAGIFWAAHVGGGRSGGWLREDLSYGVYIYAFPIQQAVTEISLRRGWSLAVCIAVSLALTLAMAAFSWFCIEKPGVRYGRRVVAHWSRRRGLRMHGTPV
- a CDS encoding SDR family oxidoreductase; translation: MTQTVLVIGASRGIGLEFVRQYREAGWRVIATVRDDAGRERVQSMGAEPMRVDVADPASVSGLAWLLDGEKLDVALYVAGVIRRPSALTPPTREDFDAVMRTNVLGAMQALPQVAPHVAMAGGTLAFLSSAMSLIGSVPGSDSWLYRTSKAALNMAVAAAQHDYPEATLITLDPGWVQTDMGGEGAALTPEASVRGMRAVLAGVTPADRGRLLHHDGRRAAHW